One Azospirillum sp. TSA2s genomic region harbors:
- a CDS encoding bacteriohemerythrin, producing the protein MSDSENTGPVDYGRLVWSDDLVLGVNSIDEQHREWIALVQAFERAVTEGRPAEEMRSTLAAAVAYTESHFADEQRVMEEAGYPFLDDHIGQHQLAWDRVHAFASVEGAGEMADEEMRRSLAEFLPQWLMLHINTADRQFARWLKGTMAPGTASVTAPGGPAGPDGRVFGDIPV; encoded by the coding sequence ATGAGCGACAGCGAAAACACCGGCCCCGTCGATTATGGCCGCCTCGTCTGGAGCGACGATCTGGTTCTGGGCGTCAACTCCATTGACGAGCAGCATCGCGAATGGATCGCGCTGGTCCAGGCCTTCGAACGCGCCGTCACCGAAGGACGGCCGGCCGAGGAGATGCGCAGCACCCTGGCCGCCGCCGTCGCCTACACCGAGTCGCATTTCGCCGACGAGCAGCGGGTGATGGAGGAGGCGGGCTATCCCTTCCTCGACGACCATATCGGCCAGCACCAACTCGCCTGGGACCGGGTGCATGCCTTCGCGTCGGTCGAAGGGGCCGGCGAGATGGCCGACGAGGAAATGCGGAGGAGCCTGGCCGAATTCCTGCCGCAGTGGCTGATGCTGCACATCAACACCGCCGACCGCCAGTTCGCCCGCTGGCTGAAGGGCACGATGGCTCCCGGCACTGCGTCCGTCACCGCCCCTGGGGGCCCGGCGGGCCCCGATGGCCGGGTGTTCGGCGACATTCCCGTCTGA
- a CDS encoding methyl-accepting chemotaxis protein gives MLLPRHATIRARLFLGFGAVLVLLISLTVIGVREVRKIDADLTRINDVNSVKQRYAINFRGSVHDRAIALRDVVLTSDATTLSAVLADIDRLASFYDQAAKPLDAMFATMTDIEPEERAMLAGIKEIEAKTLPAIKAVTAARKAGDMAAAQKALMQDARPAFTEWLKRINAFIDLQEYKNQQIAARTRTVASGFQTLMLSLCAAALLLSGAFGLWTVAALRPLRRLTDAMLTLARGDLSVTVPPSEAKDEIGQITGAVEVFKANAVEADAFRRRQAEAEHAAEERKRAEMAALADRFESEVKGVVDSVASSSTEVRSLAQSLATTADHTETQATTVAAASEQASVNVQTVAAAAEELAASIAEIGRQIGESSRKAKQAADQADGTNRIVDGLSSKANQIGDVVNLINSIAGQTNLLALNATIEAARAGEAGKGFAVVASEVKSLANQTAKATGDISQQIAEIQTATADAVQAIQSIAATIGEVNVIVGTIAQAVDGQNAATMEIARNVQQAAAGTNEVSSSIGGVLQAASETGSGASRLLSSSGELSKQAELLHAQVDRFLGSVRGKV, from the coding sequence ATGCTCCTTCCACGGCATGCCACCATACGCGCACGGCTGTTCCTCGGCTTCGGCGCGGTGCTTGTGCTTCTGATCAGCCTGACCGTCATCGGGGTCCGCGAGGTGCGGAAGATCGATGCCGATCTCACCCGGATCAACGACGTGAACAGCGTCAAACAGCGCTATGCCATCAATTTCCGCGGCAGCGTGCATGACCGCGCGATCGCGCTCCGCGACGTGGTGCTGACCAGCGATGCGACGACCCTGTCCGCCGTCCTGGCCGACATCGACCGGTTGGCCAGCTTCTATGACCAGGCGGCCAAGCCGCTCGACGCCATGTTCGCGACCATGACCGACATCGAGCCGGAAGAGCGGGCCATGCTCGCCGGCATCAAGGAGATCGAGGCGAAGACCCTGCCGGCGATCAAGGCGGTCACCGCCGCGCGCAAGGCCGGTGACATGGCCGCCGCGCAGAAGGCCCTGATGCAGGACGCCCGTCCCGCCTTCACCGAATGGCTGAAGCGCATCAACGCGTTCATCGACCTGCAGGAGTACAAGAACCAGCAGATCGCCGCCCGCACCCGCACGGTCGCCAGCGGTTTCCAGACGCTGATGCTGTCGCTGTGCGCCGCCGCCCTGCTGCTGTCCGGCGCCTTCGGCCTGTGGACGGTGGCGGCCCTGCGCCCGCTGCGCCGCCTGACCGATGCGATGCTGACGCTGGCGCGCGGCGACCTGAGCGTCACCGTGCCGCCGTCCGAGGCCAAGGACGAGATCGGGCAGATTACCGGCGCCGTCGAGGTTTTCAAGGCGAACGCCGTGGAGGCCGACGCCTTCCGCCGCCGTCAGGCCGAGGCCGAGCATGCCGCCGAGGAGCGCAAGCGGGCCGAGATGGCGGCGCTGGCCGACCGGTTCGAAAGCGAGGTGAAGGGCGTGGTCGACAGCGTCGCCTCCTCCTCGACCGAGGTGCGGTCCCTGGCGCAGTCGCTGGCGACGACCGCCGACCATACCGAGACGCAGGCGACCACCGTCGCCGCCGCATCGGAACAGGCATCGGTCAATGTCCAGACCGTGGCCGCCGCCGCCGAGGAACTGGCCGCCTCCATCGCCGAGATCGGCCGGCAGATCGGCGAGAGCAGCCGCAAGGCAAAGCAGGCCGCCGATCAGGCCGACGGCACCAACCGCATCGTCGACGGCCTGTCGTCCAAGGCGAACCAGATCGGCGACGTGGTGAACCTCATCAACTCCATCGCCGGGCAGACCAACCTGCTGGCGCTGAACGCCACCATCGAGGCGGCGCGCGCCGGCGAGGCGGGCAAGGGCTTCGCCGTGGTCGCCAGCGAGGTGAAGAGCTTGGCCAACCAGACCGCCAAGGCGACCGGCGACATCTCGCAGCAGATCGCAGAGATCCAGACGGCGACCGCCGACGCGGTCCAGGCGATCCAGAGCATCGCCGCCACCATCGGTGAAGTGAACGTCATCGTCGGCACCATCGCCCAGGCGGTCGACGGCCAGAACGCCGCAACGATGGAGATCGCCCGCAACGTCCAGCAGGCGGCGGCCGGCACCAACGAGGTCTCCTCCTCGATCGGCGGCGTCCTGCAGGCCGCGTCGGAGACCGGAAGCGGCGCCAGCCGCCTGCTCTCCTCGTCCGGTGAACTGTCGAAGCAGGCCGAACTGCTGCACGCGCAGGTCGACCGCTTCCTCGGCAGCGTGCGCGGCAAGGTCTGA
- a CDS encoding S10 family peptidase, giving the protein MPLLSAPSRSRSLSRLLAMALLPALLMPPLVPGSAAAADRPEGGKAEAGKADAAKPDEHNSDGRKADSLQGFDPQRSVTRHSLPLPGGALSYSATAEFLPLRDGVKEELAARIFTVSYTAEPAESKSPSDGPRPVTFVFNGGPGAASAYMHLGAAGPKVVAFGPDGTLPRPPAPLVDNPDSWLAFTDLVFIDPVGTGYSRALKPDEDEKRFWSVEGDARSMAEIVRLWLTRNGRWSSPTFLAGESYGGFRIARMADELIERVGLAVNGLILVSPVVDFAAIDEDGILGPALKLPSMAASAAALGRTAGTPEQAAEAAERFALGPYLTGLARLDYGRLDAEKDLFAEVARITGLPVETVRRQRGRVPMGVFTRELLRDRERILSIYDGTFTAPDPDPGAPRVPFDPFLKGTIPTYTTAFAAYVHDTLGVRTDEPYRLLSDRVNRNWDWPRMTVPSAVDALQTALTLQPALRVLIAHGRTDLITPYMASRWVASRLELPEGERGRVSVTVHPGGHMMYTRAEGRAALAADARALIGDALRPR; this is encoded by the coding sequence ATGCCGCTCCTGTCCGCGCCTTCCCGCTCCCGCAGCCTGTCACGTCTGTTGGCGATGGCCCTGCTCCCGGCCCTGCTGATGCCGCCGCTGGTCCCCGGTTCCGCCGCAGCGGCGGACCGGCCGGAAGGCGGCAAGGCCGAGGCGGGAAAGGCGGATGCGGCAAAGCCGGACGAACACAACTCGGACGGCCGCAAAGCCGACAGCCTCCAGGGTTTCGACCCCCAGCGCAGCGTCACCCGGCACAGCCTGCCGCTGCCCGGCGGGGCGCTGTCCTATAGCGCGACGGCCGAATTCCTGCCGCTTCGCGACGGCGTGAAGGAGGAGCTGGCGGCGCGCATCTTCACGGTGTCCTACACCGCCGAACCGGCCGAATCGAAGAGTCCGTCCGACGGTCCGCGTCCGGTCACCTTCGTCTTCAACGGCGGGCCGGGGGCGGCATCGGCCTATATGCATCTGGGCGCCGCCGGTCCGAAGGTCGTCGCCTTCGGGCCGGACGGAACCCTGCCGCGGCCGCCGGCGCCGCTGGTCGACAATCCCGACAGCTGGCTGGCCTTCACCGATCTGGTCTTCATCGATCCGGTCGGCACCGGCTACAGCCGCGCGCTGAAGCCCGACGAGGATGAGAAGCGCTTCTGGTCGGTGGAAGGGGATGCACGGTCGATGGCCGAGATCGTCCGGCTGTGGCTGACCCGCAATGGCCGCTGGTCGTCGCCGACCTTCCTGGCGGGAGAAAGCTATGGCGGCTTCCGCATCGCCAGGATGGCGGACGAGTTGATCGAGCGGGTCGGGCTTGCGGTCAACGGCCTGATCCTGGTCTCGCCGGTCGTCGATTTCGCCGCCATCGACGAGGACGGCATCCTCGGCCCGGCCCTGAAGCTGCCGTCGATGGCCGCCTCCGCCGCGGCGCTGGGGCGCACGGCCGGCACGCCGGAGCAGGCGGCCGAAGCGGCGGAACGCTTTGCGCTCGGCCCTTACCTGACCGGACTGGCCCGGCTCGATTACGGCCGCCTCGACGCGGAAAAGGACCTCTTCGCCGAGGTGGCGCGCATCACCGGCCTGCCGGTGGAAACCGTGCGGCGCCAGCGCGGGCGCGTTCCGATGGGCGTCTTCACGCGCGAGCTTCTGCGCGACCGGGAACGGATCCTCAGCATCTATGACGGCACCTTCACCGCGCCCGACCCCGATCCGGGAGCGCCGCGCGTGCCGTTCGACCCCTTCCTGAAGGGCACGATCCCGACCTACACCACGGCCTTCGCCGCCTATGTCCATGATACGCTCGGGGTGCGGACGGACGAGCCTTACCGGCTGCTCAGCGACCGGGTGAACCGGAACTGGGACTGGCCGCGCATGACGGTGCCGAGCGCCGTTGACGCGCTGCAGACGGCATTGACCCTGCAGCCGGCGCTGCGGGTGCTGATCGCCCATGGCCGCACCGACCTGATCACGCCCTACATGGCGTCGCGCTGGGTTGCGTCCCGGCTGGAACTGCCGGAGGGAGAACGCGGTCGGGTTTCGGTGACGGTGCATCCCGGCGGCCACATGATGTACACGCGGGCCGAAGGCCGGGCCGCGCTGGCCGCCGACGCCCGGGCGCTGATCGGGGACGCCCTGCGGCCGCGCTGA